GCGGTGGCGGCAAAAGGCGATGGGATATCCGGTTTTCATCGGCAAGGACCCTGTAACGGTCGCTTTCCATTACCTGCAGATAGTACATGCGTGCGGCAAGACCGGTCAGCAATATACCCTGCCCCGCGCCGAGCATCAGGGCGCGGCGGGTAAACATGCGATATCTGTCTGAGTCACGGTGCCACATCGGCGTCGTCAAACCTGCTGGTCGGAGTGCCCCGACGGAATTCCGGAAACTTGCGTGCCCGTTTTATCCTGTGCGGTGCATGTTGAAAACTGTCTTTCAAACATAGCCGGTAGCTATTGCCAAAACATCAATATTGATCCAGCTGGTGCTGTTCTAGATATGGCGCAGAAGCGTATTTTGCGCCCGTGCCAGAACCCATGCAACAAGCGGGAAAAGTGCCGCAGTCAGTACATAGCTAATCAATGTCGACTTGATCGGCAAGAAGGCCCCGATTAATGCCGAACTCAAAAGCCACTGAACCAGCAGTGCCGGGATCGCGACCAACGCAAAACCCCACCACATTACGCTGAACGGCTTGTTATGGAAAAAACGGCCCTGGCTTGCAGATCCGGTCTGCACGAGCAGCAAGACCAGCGAACTGACGCCAAGGGGCAGGCCTGTCAGCAAATCCTGCAACAGTCCAAGAAAGAATGCCGTCAGCGCGGTTAGCAAATCCGGGCGGTTCACCGACCAGTAAAATACAGCCATCAAAGGCAATGCAGGTGATGCGGTGCTGAGCAATGGCACGCTGATCGGCAGCAGATTAAACAGCAACAGAATGAAAACGCTGAATGCCGGAAACAAGCCTCGCGCAATGATATCCAGCCTGTGCCAGACACCGGGCTTCACGGAAGTCGATCCGTTGGCTGTGCGGGGCCAAGCGTTGGCATATTTGCTGCCGCATCGTTCCCGTCATTGGGTACGATGCCAACACCGTTGGGGATAACGCCATCATTCTGCTGATCACGGCGCATGGCCTGATCGCTCAGGATGCCTTGCAGGCCATAATCCGCGATGCGCAGATATTCAAGTTGGTGGCGGCGGAACAGTGGTGCGACACGCACGGCATTTTCCGAAACGGATGAAACGACACCAACCGGAATGCCAGGCGGGAAGGCACCACCATGACCGGATGTCAGAATGCGATCACCCGGCGCAACCGCCGCATCCGCAGTCAGGAAGGTCAAAAGCGGGCGGTCTGTGTTGTCGCCCGACAGAAAAGCACGGTCACGCGAGTTTTCAACAATCACCGGGACGCGTGAATTGATGTCTGTAATCAACAGAACGCGCGAAGCCTGATAGCCTGCTTCGGCAACACGTCCGACAAGCCCTTCGTCGGACATAACTGCCTGTCCTTTGATCACGCCATCGCGCGAACCGGCCGATACCATCAGGCTGTGCGCATAGGCACCGCCCATATCGGCAATCACGCGGGTGGTGACAAGGCGCAATGGCGGCGGGCTTGTATAATCGGCAAGGTCGCGCAGGCGGGCATTTTCATGCGCCAGATTACGGGCAACCTGCTGCCACGCCAGCAATTCGCGGTTTTCGCGACGCAGGCGTTCGTTCTGTTCATAGAGATTGAAGATATTGGTCGCCTGTTCCGTCAGCTCGTTGATGCTGGCGGCGGGACGGGAAACAACATTCATGATCGGGGATACAAGATCGGCCGAAGCGGCTCGTATCCTTTCGATCAGAACGGTATCAGCCTTGCCCAGAAGCATAAGGCCAAACGCCGAAACGATCAGAAGGATGAAGGCGAAGCGGTGAAGCGCCGTACGTAACGGCGAAAAGATACGCTGCTGCGGACCGCCATGCTGAGCCACTATATTCCCCGCATTAGATCAGAAAAGTTGTCCCGAAATCCCCGTGGGATATTCAACCTTAACGAAATCACCGAGTCGCGTCCAGTCCAGTCAGGACATGACCCGGTGAGATGTTTTTTGCCATTTCGCCTTAGTAGGCGGTGTGCAACACGTTGCGAAGCATCTTCTTTTCTTCGAGCGCACGACCCGTACCAAGCGCAACGCAGGACAGGGGATCATCGGCAATCGAAACCGGAAGACCGGTTGCATGGCGCAGGACATAGTCCAGATTGCCAAGCATTGCGCCACCACCGGTCAGAACGATACCCTTGTCGACGATGTCGGCTGCCAGTTCCGGCGGGGTCTGTTCAAGGGCGACTTTCACCGCCTCGATGATTGCCGAAACAGGTTCTGCAAGGCTTTCTGCGATCTGGCGTTCGGAAATGATCAGTTCCTTCGGAACGCCATTCATCAGATCACGGCCACGGATTTCAACCGTTGCACCATCACCATCGTCTGGTGCGCAGGCTGAACCGATTTCTTTCTTGATGCGTTCTGCGGTGCTTTCACCTACCAGCAGGTTATGGGTGCGACGGATATAGGCGATGATCGCCTCGTCCATCTTGTCGCCACCAACACGCACCGAACGGGCATAAACGATACCGCCAAGCGACAGAACCGCGACCTCGGTGGTGCCACCGCCGATGTCGACAACCATGGAGCCGGTCGGCTCGGTGACCGGAAGACCCGCGCCAATGGCGGCTGCCATCGGTTCGTCAATCAGCCAGACCTTGCGGGCGCCGGCACTTTCAGCACTTTCCTGAATGGCGCGGCGTTCAACGGCGGTCGAGCCAGACGGAACGCAAATGATGACTTCCGGGCTTGCGAAGTTGCGACGGCCATGCACTTTACGGATAAAGTGTTTGATCATCTCTTCGGCGATGTGGAATTCTGCAATCACGCCATCGCGCAGCGGGCGAATGGCCTGAATGTAACCGGGCGTACGCCCGAGCATCTGCTTAGCTTCTTCCCCGACGGCAAGTACCTGTTTCTTGCCTTTTTCGTCGGTGATGGCTACCACGGATGGTTCGTTAAGGACGATGCCACGCCCTTTGACGTAAACCAGTGTGTTGGCGGTGCCCAAATCCACCGCCATGTCGGAGGATAAAACCCCAAGAAGCTTGGAAAACATTCCTGCCCTATGCCCCGGTTAATAGTAAAATCTTGAATACGAATGTACCGGCTTTGATAGCGTAACGCGCCAGTCGATGCACGAATAATCTGCTCAGGGAATTGAGGAATAATTAAGACGGGTCACAAGACTTGAAATAAGATGCAAAAAGATGATCCGCCATATGGTGTTGGCGTTTTCATTCAAGGTTTATCTTCCTTGAGAATTATTCCAGTTTTAAGTAGGAAATCCATGATCAGGGCAGTTGTCTCGGGTCCGGTTTCCACTTTCAGAAATTTGCGAGTCGCTTGTTTTTCCGGTGTTTCATTGCTTTGAAGCATCTTAAACATTACCGGTTCGCGATCCGCATGCAGGTCCCGATCCATGCGCCACTGGCACCATGCCGGCGGGTTTAGCCGATCCCCCGTTACCGTCACCAGCAATGCGGGAACGAAATTATCCATTTCCGACATGCATTGGGCACGCAGTCCCACCATCGAGACGAACCGCTGATCAAATCGTTTGGCGTGACCGTGGCGATAGATCGCGAATTGGGCGGCAGCCGCACCGTATCCGTAACCGAAAATCGCAATCCGATCAGGATCGATACCATCCTGTCCTGCCAGATACTCAAGCGCGCTTAGTGCATCAAAGGCCCAATAGGTCACGCCGTGTTTCGGATTATCAAGTGTTCCGGCCGTGCAATAGCTTTGCGAAGGGTGGGCTTTTCCGGGCGATATGCGAAGAACCGCAAGGCCTGCATCATGCAGCGCGGTAATCCAGTCTTCCGGAAAACGGTCGTCACAATCAGGAACAGCAATTACCGCTGCGGTTTTAGCGTTTTCATCCACAGGCGGGTAATAGAGGCCGGGAATATCGAATTGCAGGCTGCTATCGACTTCGGGAATGGCTTTTCCCGCGTCAATCAAACGCTGCCGCAGTCCGCTTATCGGATAAGGTTGAGATGGTATGTCGATTTTCTGCACATCATTAATCGCAGCGGCTTTTGCGTGTGGCGTCATAGCGACAATTACGACTGCACAAAACGCCAATACCGTAATGGCAACAGATCGGTGATGAAACTGAAGAACAGGCTGCATGGTCATGGCTTTGGCCCCTTCGTTCAAGAGGCATAGTGTATCACAGAATGCGCGGGGTCACAGCAATCATACCTGCTAAAAAGCGGGGGTACCTGACGGAAACCGGCCCTGAAACGGAAAAAGGGGCGGCAAATACCACCCCTTTATTCTCAAAATGCAGAATGCCTGATCAGGAAGCCATGGCGTCCGGTGCCGTTTTCTGGCTTTTCTCGATCAGCTTGTTGACCGCGGTGACATAGGCCACGCAGGATGCGACAACGGTGTCGGTATCCGATGCATTGCCAACCACGGTGCGGTCTTCACCATCCAGTTTGACGGTAACCGTACCCTGTGCGTCCGTGCCTTCGGTGACAGCATGAACCTGATAGAGTTTAAGTTTCCAGTCATGGGGATAGATTGCCTTGATGGCGTTGAAGGTTGCATCAATCGGGCCATCGCCGGTGGTTTTGGCAGTGCGGGTTTCCCCATTCACATTCAGTTCCAGTTCGGCGGTCTGCGGACCTTTGGAGCCACAGGTGACAGCCAGCGACACGAACTTGATATGTTCGTTATCACGCATGCCATCATCGACCAGTGCGAC
The Thalassospira xiamenensis M-5 = DSM 17429 DNA segment above includes these coding regions:
- the mreD gene encoding rod shape-determining protein MreD, giving the protein MKPGVWHRLDIIARGLFPAFSVFILLLFNLLPISVPLLSTASPALPLMAVFYWSVNRPDLLTALTAFFLGLLQDLLTGLPLGVSSLVLLLVQTGSASQGRFFHNKPFSVMWWGFALVAIPALLVQWLLSSALIGAFLPIKSTLISYVLTAALFPLVAWVLARAQNTLLRHI
- the mreC gene encoding rod shape-determining protein MreC; translation: MAQHGGPQQRIFSPLRTALHRFAFILLIVSAFGLMLLGKADTVLIERIRAASADLVSPIMNVVSRPAASINELTEQATNIFNLYEQNERLRRENRELLAWQQVARNLAHENARLRDLADYTSPPPLRLVTTRVIADMGGAYAHSLMVSAGSRDGVIKGQAVMSDEGLVGRVAEAGYQASRVLLITDINSRVPVIVENSRDRAFLSGDNTDRPLLTFLTADAAVAPGDRILTSGHGGAFPPGIPVGVVSSVSENAVRVAPLFRRHQLEYLRIADYGLQGILSDQAMRRDQQNDGVIPNGVGIVPNDGNDAAANMPTLGPAQPTDRLP
- a CDS encoding rod shape-determining protein yields the protein MFSKLLGVLSSDMAVDLGTANTLVYVKGRGIVLNEPSVVAITDEKGKKQVLAVGEEAKQMLGRTPGYIQAIRPLRDGVIAEFHIAEEMIKHFIRKVHGRRNFASPEVIICVPSGSTAVERRAIQESAESAGARKVWLIDEPMAAAIGAGLPVTEPTGSMVVDIGGGTTEVAVLSLGGIVYARSVRVGGDKMDEAIIAYIRRTHNLLVGESTAERIKKEIGSACAPDDGDGATVEIRGRDLMNGVPKELIISERQIAESLAEPVSAIIEAVKVALEQTPPELAADIVDKGIVLTGGGAMLGNLDYVLRHATGLPVSIADDPLSCVALGTGRALEEKKMLRNVLHTAY
- a CDS encoding alpha/beta hydrolase family protein codes for the protein MTMQPVLQFHHRSVAITVLAFCAVVIVAMTPHAKAAAINDVQKIDIPSQPYPISGLRQRLIDAGKAIPEVDSSLQFDIPGLYYPPVDENAKTAAVIAVPDCDDRFPEDWITALHDAGLAVLRISPGKAHPSQSYCTAGTLDNPKHGVTYWAFDALSALEYLAGQDGIDPDRIAIFGYGYGAAAAQFAIYRHGHAKRFDQRFVSMVGLRAQCMSEMDNFVPALLVTVTGDRLNPPAWCQWRMDRDLHADREPVMFKMLQSNETPEKQATRKFLKVETGPETTALIMDFLLKTGIILKEDKP